The sequence CTTACAGTATTTGTTAGAGGGTGGCAAGAGTGACGTATTTAACTTAGGCAATGGCAAAGGTTTCTCAGTTACAGAAGTGATTGAAACAGCCAAGGCTATAACCGAAAAAGAAATTAAAGCAGTTAAGTGCGATCACCGTGCGGGTGATCCGCCGGCTCTCGTTGGCAGTAGCAACAAAGCCAGAAAAATTCTCGGTTGGTGTCCTGAATACTCAAACTTAAGTGATATTTTGAGCCACGCATGGCAGTGGCACCAGCAGCGTCACCAATAATTGCGCCTGATATCAAGCGGCGAGCCATGTCAAAATAGCCAGAAGTTGCTAAATTTATGATTGAGTCAAACTCCTGGATTTTCCTAGCCGGCGAGAAGCCACTGCTGCGTTTAAAATAGCTGCCTGATCAGCTAGCATTGAATGAAGTTGCCGGCTGTAAATCTATCGTTGGGAAGATTCAGCTCAGACGCTAGCTTAATTAAATGTAAAGCAGTTGATTGCGGGAAGTTGCTCAAAGGCGTCCTCATCAAAAGCTCTTAATGACCGATCACCCAGCAAGGATGTAGTGAGCGATTATGGAAGATTTTGGCATCATTGTAGCTTGTTGTGCCTCAGATTACTTATTTGCCAAGGGTTGCTGTGCCAGCATCCGGCATTTCCTGGGTGATGTTCCCCTCGCTTTGCTGATTGACGGAACCTTTCCAGTCGATTCTATGGAAAAGGCGTATGGGGTTAAAGTCGTCAATCGCCTTAACATCAGCAACAAGGTTCTCAGGGAGAGAAGCTTTGGCTGGGGAAAAACCAAAATGATCGGGTTTTGGGAAAGCCCCTGGAAGCATTTTATGATGCTGGATGCAGATACGATGGTTTGGGGAAATGTCCTTAAATACGCAAATTTTAAGGACTATGACATGATTATTGACCGGCCCTGTTACTCGTATACTGACAAAGACGTTGCTAAATTCTTCTTTGATATTCAAGGAGTTGAGCAACACTTTCCCGATTTTGATTGGCAAAAGTATCGAAATAATTATTACTGTACAGGTGCTTTCTTTGGAACGCGGGATATTTTCACGCTAGATGAATATGTGGAAATTTTGGATTTCACAGAAAAGCATCCTGAAATTTTTAAATATGGAGAAATGGGATTTTTAAATTTCATGATTTTCCGTGCGGTTCAACAAGGCAGAATTAAAGTAGGACAAGAAGATTTGCAATTGCTTGTTCCAGACTTTGAGCAACAGGAAATCAGAAAGCGCTTTCCGATGGAAACATCAGGGCCGATTTTGGAGGATGAAACGGCAACAGCAATTCACTGGTGCGGGCCAAAACCGACGTTGGCTACTTCCAAAGTGTATGCAGATCCGATGAGTTTCTTTCGGCGGAAGTACCTGAGTGAAGCAGAAGGTCTTACCGGCTTGCCGGCGGAACTCTCACTACAATTAGAAGATTTTCAGCGTTTTCTCAACGTTTACAAAGGCAAATTGCGCCGCCGATTGGCAGCGAGCAAAAAATAGAGAAATACTCTGATTTTCAGGACAGATACTTTCTAAAAGTTAATTGTCTGTCGTCATTGTAAAAATTGATTAACGACCGACAATTAGCAGAAATCTTAAAAAGCCACAATTGATTAGGCTACGGCGTTTAAAGCAAAAATTAGATTTTTGCTTTAAACTGCTTTTGCATAAAATGTAAAATTTTAAATAGCCTGATTCTAGATGTTGCATCGTTAAGTTATGCCGGCATTTAAAAAAGTTGTACTAAAATTAAATTATCAACAGGGTGCATTGCTCGGAAGGTAAAGCTTCCCAGCTCCATGACCGTGTTTGCAAAATTCGCGCTTAATTTATCCTCCATGTCTTGGCAAAACGCCCAACTCATCCGCACCCTTTCGGAGCGTTCAGGCCCAGTCGCAGACCTTGCCTTCAGTCCAGATGGTTTAATTTTGGCAAGTGGTAGCTGCGACAGCACTGTAAAGCTATGGAATTTGGAAACCGGCGATCGGCACCGCAGTCTGTTTGGCTATCCCTTAGGCGTTAATGCCGTCGCGATTAATTCTGATGGCACAATGCTGGCAATTGGTGCTCCAGACGGAACCGTTGACTTGTGGGACATGGAAACCGGCAAACGACTCCGTACACTCTGCGGACAAGGTCGGGTTATGGCAATCGTCTTTAGTCCAGATGGGAAAACCCTTGTTTCTGGTAACGATAACTCATTTTCTGACACCGTCTTTGCAACACCGGCTAACAAAGGTAACGCTGATGCCGGCGAGAGTCATGCCGGCAGTATCAACATTTGGCATTTAAGCACCGGCAAACTGCTCTACAACCTCTGCGATCCATCGGTGCCGGTGAATGCGCTTTCTATCAGTCCGGACGGCAAAAGCTTAATTAGTGGACATCGTGATGGCAGCATCAACATTTGGCACAGAAGCAGCCGGTCTCTGCCCTCACACACGCTTAACGGTCATCAAGATGCCGTTTATGCAGTTGCCATTAGCTCAAATGGGCTAACTATGGCTAGCGGCAGTGGAGATAAAACGATCAAGCTGTGGCAGCTAGCGAACGGCCATAGTTCTACCACGCTCATCGGTCATGCAGATGCAGTTTATACAGTGGCGATAAGTCCAGATGGGCAACTGCTGGCGAGTGGTAGCGGGGATGGCACGATTACAATTTGGCAGATGATCACCGGCAAACGACTGTGTTCTCTCACCGGCTATTCTCAGAATTTAAACTCAGTGATGTCCGTTGTTTTTAGCCCCGATGGCCAGAAGCTAGCCACCGGCAGCGGAGATGGCACCATCAAGATTTGGCAGGCCAGCTAAAATATTTTTCACGAATTGTAATCAGCAAGCTAACGAATAGAAGACGCTTTGGATTTAGCTGTCGGTGCTGCTGACAATACCAAAATTACCGCATTGAGCGTATCGATTTAACCGGCATTGGAAATAATACCCTCACCTTAAATTACGCATCGCTGCTGAATTTGCTGTCTGAAACGGGCGCAAGTGGCGGTTATACCAAATCCTTTTTGGTATAACTCCTTTCACCCAAGCCAAAACCTGTGTTCCAAGAGGATTTGGGCAATTTGTAGGGTGTCTGTCATAACCGGATTTGGTATTACAACCGATTAACGGTCGTCGGTGATGCCGATGATGCGGTGAGTGCTAATCTCTCTGGATTTGGATTTACCCAGACGATCAGCGCAACAGACACCACTTACAGCAAGGGCAACCTGCAATTGGTGGTAGACAATGAGGTGACTCAGCTAGGGATTATTTTTTAACCCACTGTTTCACCAAAAAGCGGTCGGGACGAACATCAGGAAAGCCCCCGCCCATCTCTACCGCTCTCATCCTCAAAGTGCAACCATAAGCGATTAAAATTAATGTTTGACCCATTAAATTCTCTATAAGATGGCAGAGACGCTTTTCTTTAACGCCCTCCGGGAAGCCATTGACGAAGAAATGGCGCGTGACCCCTCGGTGTTTGTCCTCGGTGAAGACGTGGGTCACTATGGTGGCTCCTATAAAGTCACAAAAGACCTATACAAAAAATATGGCGATCTGCGGGTTTTAGATACCCCCATTGCGGAAAATAGCTTCACCGGCATGGCCGTGGGAGCCGCAATGAGCGGTCTGCGGCCTATTATTGAAGGCATGAACATGGGCTTTTTGCTGCTCGCCTTCAACCAAATTTCTAACAACGCCGGGATGTTGCGCTACACCTCTGGCGGCAACTTCAAAATCCCAATGGTGATTCGGGGTCCAGGAGGCGTTGGCCGGCAGTTAGGCGCAGAACACTCCCAACGACTCGAAGCTTATTTCCAGGCAGTTCCAGGTCTAAAGATCGTCACCTGCTCGACTCCTTATAATGCTAAAGGTCTGCTGAAATCAGCCATTCGCAACGACAATCCGGTTTTATTCTTTGAACACGTCCTCCTCTACAATCTCAAAGAGGACTTGCCGACAGAGGAATATTTGCTGCCCCTCGACAAGGCAGAAGTCGTGCGTCAAGGCAAAGATGTCACCATCCTCACCTATTCCCGGATGCGTCACCATGTCATGCAAGCCGTGAAAAGTTTGGAAAAAGAAGGGTTAGATCCGGAAGTGATCGACCTGATTTCACTCAAACCCCTTGACTTTGACACCATTGGTGCCTCCATCCGCAAAACTCATCGCGTGATTATTGTTGAAGAGTGCATGAAAACCGGTGGCATTGGCGCTGAATTAATTGCCTCAATCAGTGATCGCTTGTTTGATGAATTGGATGCGCCGGTGTTGCGGTTGTCTTCCCAAGATATTCCCACACCTTACAATGGTGCGCTGGAACGTCTGACGATCGTTCAACCAGAGCAAATTGTAGAAGCCGTACAAAAAATGGTGGGCTTGCGAGTCTAGTCAATTTTGGATTTTGGATTTTGGATAGAATCTCCGATCAAAAATCTAAAATCTAAAATCTAAAATTGTAGCAGCGGGTAAAAGTATGCAAAAACAAACTTCATGGTTGGCTCTCATTTTAGTTCTGATAATTGGTGCCATTACGGTGCTTTATCGGGTGCCAATCCGTCTGGGATTAGACCTACAAGGTGGCGCACAACTGACCATTCAGGTGAAAACCACTGATGAGATCAAAGAAATCACGCCTCAAATGTTAGAAGATGTTGAGAGCGTGGTGAGAAACCGAGTTGACGCACTCGGCGTTTCTGAACCGTTGGTGCAAACCGTTGGGCAGGATCAAATCGTTGTGCAATTGCCAGGGGTGAATGACCCTGAACAGGCAGAACGCGTTCTCGGTGGAACCGCTCAACTAGAGTTTCGGCGAGAAAACAATAATCAGGAAGTCACCGCAGAATTAAATGTTAGACAGCAAGAACTGCGGCAATTATTAACGAAACAGGTTGAGCTGGAGAACGGGGGAGATCAGGCTGCAATTGCCCAAAATCAAGCCGCGCTCGCGCAAAAAAATGAGCAAATAAACGGGCTGTTCGATAAACTTTACGAACGCATTGGTTTAGGCGGCAAAAATCTCAAAGAAGCCTACGCTCAACCAGAGCAAAGCGGGAACAACTGGAATGTTGGCATCGGCTTTGATCAGGTGGGAGGTGAGAAATTTGCGGAACTGACCAAAAATCTAGCCGGCACTGGACGCAGCATCGGCATTTTCCTTGATGAACGGCTAATTAGTGCTCCGGTTGTCGGGCCAGAATTTGCCCAATCCGGCATCACCGGCGGCAATGCGGTGATTACGGGACGCTTTACAGCAGAAGCCGCGAATGAACTAGCAGTGCAGTTGCGAGGTGGTTCTTTGCCGGTGCCGGTAGAAATTGTCGAAAACCGCACAGTGGGTGCCACACTAGGACGCGATAGCATTCAGCGCAGTATTTATGCCGGCCTAGGGGGTCTGACTTTAGTTCTGATTTTCATGGGCGTATACTACCGGCTGCCCGGAGTCATTGCCGATATCTCCCTGGTGATCTATTCTTTGCTGACGTTGGCTAGCTTTGTGTTACTCGGCGTCACCTTAAGCTTGCCTGGAATTGCCGGGTTTATTCTCAGTATTGGGATGGCTGTTGACGCCAACGTGCTGATTTTTGAGCGCACGCGAGAAGAATTGCGAGCCGGTAAAAGTTTGTATCGCTCTGTAGAATCAGGTTTTTATCGTGCTTTTTCCAGTATTTTAGATGGCAACGTCACAACAGTGATTGCCTGTGCGGCCCTGTTTTGGTTGGGAAGCGGCTTGGTGCGAGGCTTTGCTCTAACCCTCGGCTTAGGGGTGTTGGTGAGTATGTTTACCGCCCTCACTTGCAGTCGCACTCTGCTGTTTTTTGCCATCAGCTTTCCGCAATTGCGGAAACCACAATGGTTTTGTCCCAATCTGCCCATGTCATTGAAATCTAAGGCAGGGAGTGCATGAAACTCAACGTTATCAAACGCCGATCGCTTTGGTGGACAATTTCTATCGCCATCATTCTCAGCGGTCTGATCGCAATGGTCATCTCTTGGACTCGGCCAGACATCCGTGCCCCCCTTCGTCCTAGCCTAGATTTCGTTGGGGGAACGCGGTTGCAGTTTGAACTCGACTGTACCAAACCGAACAATTGCGTTAGCGAAGCCGATCCTTCAAAACCCCGCCGGATCGAAATTGGCACCGTCCGGGATCTCTTGACACAGCAGGGTTTGGGCGGCAGTACGATCCAAATTTTGGATAAAGATCCAAAAGTAAAAGATCAGCAGGTAATCTCCATTCGGACAAAGGAATTGAAAGAGCAGGATCGCACTCAACTGCGATCCACTCTAGAGTCGAAAATCGGTGCCTTTGACCCTCAAGCCGTTAGGATCGACACCGTTGGCCCGACTTTAGGACGCCAGATTTTTTCTTCCGGCTTACTGGCACTGCTGATCTCCTTTGCCGGCATCACGATTTACCTGACTTTCCGTTTCCAGTTAGACTATGCCTTTTTTGCCTTCGTGGCATTGTTCCACGATGTTTTGATCACTATAGGCATCTTCTCGATTCTCGGCTTAGTGCTGGGGGTGGAAGCGGACAGTTTATTTATCGTGGCGCTGCTAACGATTATCGGTTTCTCGGTGAATGATACGGTGGTGATTTACGATCGGGTGCGAGAGGTGATCGCTCTCCATCCTGACCAGCATATCAACCAAATCGTGGACGATGCCGTTAATCAAACGCTGACACGGTCAATTAATACAACATTAACCGTGCTGCTGACGCTGTTTTCCATCTTTCTGTTTGGCGGCGAAACACTGAAATATTTTGCCCTTGCGTTAATTATTGGCTTTACTGCCGGTGCTTATTCAAGTATCTTCATTGCAAGTTCCTTGCTTGCTTGGTGGAGAGAGCGCACGGGTAAAGCGATAGCAGGGCCGGCACCCGGGACAGAAAACCCTGAAATATCTGCCAGCCCAGATCGTTAGATACGCCCCCAGAGTGCATCTTCTCAACCAGGCAAATTGAATCTGCTATGGCTTATCCAGAAGATCGGCAAGATCGCGAGACGCCTGCCACGTCGGCTAATTCTGACTCCACCTTTCAGTCTCAAGTGCAACGACTCCACCGGCTCACTGTTTATAGCCGGTGGCTAGTTGTGGGGTTATTGTGGGCTAATGTGGGTAGTTTGAGCCTCTGGACTTTACGCTCAGAAATTGCCCTGTGGCAAGATCATTTTACTTGGGTAGCAGTGCGCTATAGCTTGGCTTATAATCCCTTGCCGGCATTGGGACTTTCTATTTGTATCGGCATGACTTTATCAGTTCTCGTTTGGCAAAGTCGAAATATTCTGCTAGGAATGCCCGGTAAGGAACAAAAGCACTTGGAAGATCGCGTATTGCACATTCGCCGGCAAGGAAGCACCCATCCATTGTGGAAATGGATTTGCTGCCGGTGAACCTTAAAGATTAAATTGCCGGCAAAAATTCTCCCTCACCCAATTCTCTACCACACAACAGTTAACCCATCTGTGTTTATTTGTGTGCATCTGTGGTTAAAAAATCTTTTGCCTAAATCTCATCCACAGATTCAAACTCAACATTATGATACAGGTCTGAAAACGCAATTTTCAATTCAACAGAACTTAAACTTAGCACTGCCTCTTCATCTTGATATTCAGAAACTAACCATTGATTATTTTCATTATTAAAAAACTGCTCAACCGAATTTTCAGATTGCTCAATTAAAATATATTCTCTTAAACTTGGAATACGCCGATACAGTTTAAACTTTTCACCTCGATCATAGTTTTTTGTAGATTCTGATAAAACTTCTGCAATTGCTATCGGGTTAGTAATCGTATCTCTGCGCCCCTCAGCAAACTCTATAGCACCCGAAACAATCATTGCATCTGGATAAGTATAGAGTCGCACTTCAGGTATTCACAAACGCATATCGCTGATAAAGACGCGATAATTCTGTCTTTTGAAAGCAAAATTTAGTGAGGCATAAAGATTGCCGGCAATTTGATTGTGATTCGGTAGTCCACCAGGCATAGGAAATATTTGACCCTCAAAATATTCGCTTCTGGATTCAGCAGTCGTTTCTAACTCTAAATATTCTTCGGGGGAGTAGTAGCGCTGTTCCTTAACTTGCATAGTTCTTTCTCACAACACTCCACGCAAATGCTTTGTCCTGGCTTTCCTAGTTTAACGCTGTGGGGAAAAGCAAAGAACACTCGCATCGAGTCAGCCAAGATTAAAAAAATATTGCCAAATGTGACGGGGGAACCACATTTGCCTGTAATCTCTGTAAAATCGCTGGTATCGGGTTAAAGGTGGGTCTGGGGTCATGCAATCTCAAAATTTATCATCCATTGATCAGGCGGACAAGTTCCGACAACTTCAGACTGATTTACGCACTCGCTGGCAAAGTGTGGATTTGTTTGACACCGGCGACTACGATATTTTAGTCGTCCCCTCTCTGAGCCTCGATCAACGAGAAATGTTGAAGATTGAAGGGGTGCATCACTATGAAGAACGGCTGCTATTTTCGCTCATCCGCCTCCGTAACCCTTTTACTCGGCTAATTTACGTCACATCCCAGCCGCTGCACCCTAGCGTCATCGATTACTATTTGCAGCTGTTACCGGGAATTCCGTTTTCTCACGCCCGCGATCGTTTGCTGTTATTCTCCACCTACGATACTTCTCCCAAGCCACTGAGTGAGAAGATTTTAGAACGCCCTCGGTTAATGCAACGGATTCGGCAGGCATTAGATCCGCTGAAATCTTACATGATTTGCTACAACTCGACGCCGCTAGAGGAGGCTTTGTCAGTGCAGTTGGGCATCCCTTTACTAGCGGCTGCGCCGGATTTGCTGTATTGGGGTACGAAAAGCGGCAGCCGGCAAATCTTTACCGAATGTAATGTCCCCCTTCCAGCCGGCAGCCAATTAGTTCACACGGCTGACGATCTGGCAGAAGCAGCCGGTGAATTGTGGGCAAAAGAACCGCAATTGCAACGGATGGTGATTAAGCTAAACGAAGGGTTTTCGGGAGAAGGCAACGCCCTGCTAGACTTGAAGCCGTTGCAGGATGTCGCGCCGGCAAACCGAGTGCAAGCGATCCGCGAACAGTTTTCCTCACTCCGCTTCCAAGCCGTTAACGAAACCTGGGAAAACTTTAGCAGTCGCATTCCAGAATTGGGGGCGATCGCAGAGGCGTTTATTGAAGGGGAAGAGAAGCGATCGCCCAGTGTGCAGGGGCGGATTATGCCCAATGGCGAGGTTGAAATTCTTTCCACCCACGACCAAATTTTAGGCGGTCCTGATGGCCAGATTTTCTTGGGATGCCGATTTCCCGCCGATGAGGTTTATCGCCTGCGCTTGCAAGAATTAGGGGTGCGAGTGGGTCAGAATTTGGCGGAAAAAGGCGCTTTAGAGCGTTTTGGGGTTGATTTTATTGCAGTGCGTCAAGATAATGGCCAATGGGATATGCAGGCAATTGAAATTAACTTGCGTAAGGGCGGCACAACCCATCCGTTTATGACGCTTAAGCTGCTAACAAATGGCCGGTATGAGCGATCTACGGGTTTATTTTACAGTCAGCAAGGGCGTCCAAAATTTTACACGGCAACTGATAATTTGCAAAAAGACCGATATCAGGGCTTGTTGCCAAATGATTTGATGGATATTATCGCTCACAACCAGTTGCATTTTGATAGTAGTACGGAGACAGGAACGGTTTTTCATTTAATGGGTTGCTTGTCTCAATTTGGCAAATTGGGACTGACGAGTATTGGTAATTCTCCCCAACAGGCAGAAGAAATTTACAATAAGGTTGTGAAGGCGCTGGATGAGGAAACGGGTTCTGCTGATGATGCCGGCTGGGTGTCGCCGCCTAGCCATCCGATTAAATGGAATGGACGGGGATAAGGGGCGAGGAAGAAAGCAGTAAATATCGGAAGAATTAAGGAGAGATTATCAAATGTAATTTTATGAAAATTAGAACGATTACAATCGGCATCTCCCTGCAATCTCCCATAGAAGAAGAAAGGATTACCCAAGCGGCTGAATTTAATCAGCAAGCAAAGGCTTTTTTTGAGAGGCAGGGGTATCAAGT is a genomic window of Microcoleus sp. FACHB-672 containing:
- a CDS encoding WD40 repeat domain-containing protein, producing the protein MSWQNAQLIRTLSERSGPVADLAFSPDGLILASGSCDSTVKLWNLETGDRHRSLFGYPLGVNAVAINSDGTMLAIGAPDGTVDLWDMETGKRLRTLCGQGRVMAIVFSPDGKTLVSGNDNSFSDTVFATPANKGNADAGESHAGSINIWHLSTGKLLYNLCDPSVPVNALSISPDGKSLISGHRDGSINIWHRSSRSLPSHTLNGHQDAVYAVAISSNGLTMASGSGDKTIKLWQLANGHSSTTLIGHADAVYTVAISPDGQLLASGSGDGTITIWQMITGKRLCSLTGYSQNLNSVMSVVFSPDGQKLATGSGDGTIKIWQAS
- a CDS encoding alpha-ketoacid dehydrogenase subunit beta; the encoded protein is MAETLFFNALREAIDEEMARDPSVFVLGEDVGHYGGSYKVTKDLYKKYGDLRVLDTPIAENSFTGMAVGAAMSGLRPIIEGMNMGFLLLAFNQISNNAGMLRYTSGGNFKIPMVIRGPGGVGRQLGAEHSQRLEAYFQAVPGLKIVTCSTPYNAKGLLKSAIRNDNPVLFFEHVLLYNLKEDLPTEEYLLPLDKAEVVRQGKDVTILTYSRMRHHVMQAVKSLEKEGLDPEVIDLISLKPLDFDTIGASIRKTHRVIIVEECMKTGGIGAELIASISDRLFDELDAPVLRLSSQDIPTPYNGALERLTIVQPEQIVEAVQKMVGLRV
- the secD gene encoding protein translocase subunit SecD; this encodes MQKQTSWLALILVLIIGAITVLYRVPIRLGLDLQGGAQLTIQVKTTDEIKEITPQMLEDVESVVRNRVDALGVSEPLVQTVGQDQIVVQLPGVNDPEQAERVLGGTAQLEFRRENNNQEVTAELNVRQQELRQLLTKQVELENGGDQAAIAQNQAALAQKNEQINGLFDKLYERIGLGGKNLKEAYAQPEQSGNNWNVGIGFDQVGGEKFAELTKNLAGTGRSIGIFLDERLISAPVVGPEFAQSGITGGNAVITGRFTAEAANELAVQLRGGSLPVPVEIVENRTVGATLGRDSIQRSIYAGLGGLTLVLIFMGVYYRLPGVIADISLVIYSLLTLASFVLLGVTLSLPGIAGFILSIGMAVDANVLIFERTREELRAGKSLYRSVESGFYRAFSSILDGNVTTVIACAALFWLGSGLVRGFALTLGLGVLVSMFTALTCSRTLLFFAISFPQLRKPQWFCPNLPMSLKSKAGSA
- the secF gene encoding protein translocase subunit SecF, with translation MKLNVIKRRSLWWTISIAIILSGLIAMVISWTRPDIRAPLRPSLDFVGGTRLQFELDCTKPNNCVSEADPSKPRRIEIGTVRDLLTQQGLGGSTIQILDKDPKVKDQQVISIRTKELKEQDRTQLRSTLESKIGAFDPQAVRIDTVGPTLGRQIFSSGLLALLISFAGITIYLTFRFQLDYAFFAFVALFHDVLITIGIFSILGLVLGVEADSLFIVALLTIIGFSVNDTVVIYDRVREVIALHPDQHINQIVDDAVNQTLTRSINTTLTVLLTLFSIFLFGGETLKYFALALIIGFTAGAYSSIFIASSLLAWWRERTGKAIAGPAPGTENPEISASPDR
- a CDS encoding peptide ligase PGM1-related protein, coding for MQSQNLSSIDQADKFRQLQTDLRTRWQSVDLFDTGDYDILVVPSLSLDQREMLKIEGVHHYEERLLFSLIRLRNPFTRLIYVTSQPLHPSVIDYYLQLLPGIPFSHARDRLLLFSTYDTSPKPLSEKILERPRLMQRIRQALDPLKSYMICYNSTPLEEALSVQLGIPLLAAAPDLLYWGTKSGSRQIFTECNVPLPAGSQLVHTADDLAEAAGELWAKEPQLQRMVIKLNEGFSGEGNALLDLKPLQDVAPANRVQAIREQFSSLRFQAVNETWENFSSRIPELGAIAEAFIEGEEKRSPSVQGRIMPNGEVEILSTHDQILGGPDGQIFLGCRFPADEVYRLRLQELGVRVGQNLAEKGALERFGVDFIAVRQDNGQWDMQAIEINLRKGGTTHPFMTLKLLTNGRYERSTGLFYSQQGRPKFYTATDNLQKDRYQGLLPNDLMDIIAHNQLHFDSSTETGTVFHLMGCLSQFGKLGLTSIGNSPQQAEEIYNKVVKALDEETGSADDAGWVSPPSHPIKWNGRG